A genomic segment from Brienomyrus brachyistius isolate T26 chromosome 9, BBRACH_0.4, whole genome shotgun sequence encodes:
- the s100a10b gene encoding protein S100-A10b has product MPSDLERAMEMLVTVFYRYSKKTGNSNTLSRSEFKQLMETELSTFLKAQRDPNVVDSIRNDLDANGDGELHFEEFVSLVVGLSVACEQFYQLHEKRGQCRK; this is encoded by the exons ATGCCAAGTGACCTGGAGAGAGCCATGGAGATGCTGGTCACCGTCTTTTACCGTTACTCCAAGAAAACAGGCAACAGCAACACTCTTTCACGCTCTGAATTCAAGCAGCTGATGGAGACTGAGCTATCTACCTTCCTGAAG gcacAGAGGGACCCCAATGTCGTGGATAGCATTAGGAATGACCTGGATGCCAACGGGGATGGAGAGCTGCACTTCGAGGAGTTTGTGTCCCTGGTGGTGGGCCTGTCTGTGGCATGTGAGCAGTTCTACCAGCTGCACGAGAAGCGAGGGCAGTGCAGGAAGTGA